A portion of the Candidatus Bathyarchaeota archaeon genome contains these proteins:
- a CDS encoding peptidylprolyl isomerase, which produces MVGKNGSSTDRVLIRTNMGDIEIELYDDMPITAGNFKELVQQGVYDGTIFHRVIDGFMIQGGDPTGTGYGDPSIPTIPDEFTDHNRNSRGTIAMANAGPNTGSSQFFINLVDNNYLDSKHPVFGKVIEGMDVVDSIGKVETDESDRPLQEVRIIKAQLVD; this is translated from the coding sequence ATGGTTGGTAAAAATGGTTCAAGCACAGATAGGGTTTTGATTAGGACGAACATGGGCGACATAGAGATTGAGTTGTATGATGATATGCCTATTACAGCAGGAAATTTTAAGGAGCTGGTCCAACAAGGGGTTTATGATGGCACTATTTTTCATAGAGTAATTGATGGCTTTATGATCCAAGGAGGAGACCCTACTGGGACGGGATATGGTGATCCTTCAATACCTACAATACCGGATGAATTTACGGATCATAACAGAAACAGTAGGGGCACAATAGCCATGGCAAATGCAGGACCAAATACGGGAAGCAGCCAGTTCTTCATCAATCTTGTAGACAATAACTATTTGGATAGTAAGCATCCTGTTTTTGGGAAGGTTATAGAGGGGATGGATGTTGTTGACAGCATCGGAAAGGTAGAGACAGATGAAAGTGACAGACCACTACAAGAAGTTAGAATAATCAAAGCACAACTTGTTGATTGA
- a CDS encoding transcription initiation factor IIB, with protein MARQRLTDKCPECSSLNLIHDSDSGETVCGNCGLVLREQMMDKGPEWRAFTQEEKASRSRVGIPTSYSVHDKGLSTAIGRVDRDAFGRKLPLSTRLQMWRLRKWQIRSRVHSSVDRNLAQAMAELDRLSDKMYVPSSVKEKAAVVYRKALDKGLVRGRSIAAIAAASLYAACRTTRTPRTLREISEASLVDKKDVARCYRLLLRELDIKMPIADPLTYVSKIAEQTGISGPTQGVAIKILHDAKRKRAAAGKDPMGLAAAALYIACLMAGEKKTQKDIAEAAGVTEVTVRNRYKTLKRQLNIVVPD; from the coding sequence ATGGCGCGTCAGCGCTTAACGGATAAGTGTCCTGAGTGTAGTAGCTTGAATCTTATCCATGATTCTGACAGCGGGGAAACTGTTTGTGGTAATTGTGGGCTTGTTTTGCGTGAGCAGATGATGGATAAAGGCCCTGAGTGGCGAGCTTTTACACAGGAGGAAAAAGCCTCGCGTAGCCGAGTTGGGATACCTACATCATATTCAGTTCATGATAAAGGCTTGTCCACAGCGATTGGCCGTGTTGACAGAGATGCTTTTGGTCGCAAGTTACCGCTTTCGACACGGTTGCAGATGTGGCGGTTGAGAAAGTGGCAGATTCGGTCACGTGTTCATTCAAGTGTTGACCGAAATTTAGCGCAGGCCATGGCTGAGTTGGATCGATTGTCGGATAAAATGTATGTTCCGTCTTCGGTTAAGGAGAAGGCGGCGGTGGTTTATCGTAAGGCCTTGGATAAAGGTTTGGTGCGAGGCCGCTCTATTGCAGCTATTGCAGCTGCTTCTCTGTACGCGGCTTGTCGGACTACCCGTACACCGAGGACTTTACGAGAGATTTCTGAAGCCAGTTTAGTGGACAAGAAGGATGTAGCGCGGTGTTATCGATTGTTGTTACGTGAGTTGGATATTAAGATGCCTATTGCTGACCCGTTGACTTATGTTTCAAAGATTGCTGAGCAGACTGGAATTAGTGGGCCGACGCAGGGTGTGGCGATTAAGATTTTGCATGATGCAAAGCGTAAGCGAGCTGCGGCTGGAAAGGATCCGATGGGTTTAGCTGCTGCTGCTTTGTATATTGCTTGCTTAATGGCTGGAGAGAAGAAGACGCAGAAGGATATTGCTGAGGCTGCAGGTGTCACTGAGGTTACTGTTAGGAACCGGTATAAGACTTTGAAGAGGCAACTGAATATAGTGGTGCCAGACTAG
- a CDS encoding GNAT family N-acetyltransferase, giving the protein MQSERLQDRISLLKIISEKAKLEEGGEAVEKILREIFRSQKISTRDLAYFTQLPVPVTAAVRRELEHEGLVARNGGAFLTEKGEKFVKEQLGLVYSQRVICPKCQGRSIQIPDKFMPLLKKLRTHLSTRPRPLPWLDQAHGTPETALLRALFMLEKGDVEGRRILFLGDDDFTSIAVGLLRAAREITVVDMDSRLLGAIQHVSKGESFNITCVECDLRKPLPKHLHHKYDVVFTDPPYTTTGLTLFISRGITALQPRKGASVYLAYAHKSPKRMLMVQKTLNAMGLAVVEQIPNFNTYEGAGMFANTTFLARLETTEKTKPLITGAFGDKLYTGEITQTVRTYQCRCNEKLMVGVTEAIRTVEELKASGCPKCGSVKGFKLIKKQKLKKALVDRLVLRNFAWADFPAVLEFEREIARKSFPKAPILDEKYHRQKLEKAVKRGHDNLKVALLDNEIVGWLWLRIEKDRSTKEKFGYIKTIIVKPKHRYQGFGRKLMKAAKHRFLNNGIRRIDLIVSATNHDAALFFEEVGFERQHSTMRKRLENEEK; this is encoded by the coding sequence ATGCAATCAGAAAGGCTTCAAGACAGAATTAGTTTGTTAAAAATTATTTCTGAGAAGGCAAAGTTAGAGGAAGGTGGAGAAGCTGTTGAAAAAATACTCCGAGAAATTTTCAGAAGTCAAAAAATAAGCACCAGGGACCTCGCTTATTTCACGCAACTCCCAGTACCCGTTACTGCAGCTGTCAGAAGAGAGTTGGAACATGAAGGTTTGGTAGCCAGAAACGGAGGTGCCTTTTTAACCGAAAAAGGAGAGAAATTTGTCAAGGAGCAGCTGGGACTCGTTTATTCTCAGAGGGTCATATGCCCAAAGTGTCAAGGAAGAAGCATCCAAATTCCAGATAAATTCATGCCCTTGCTGAAAAAGTTGAGAACGCACCTGAGCACACGACCAAGACCTTTGCCATGGTTAGATCAGGCACATGGAACACCCGAAACAGCTCTCTTAAGAGCTCTTTTTATGCTGGAAAAGGGCGATGTTGAAGGCAGAAGAATCCTGTTTTTAGGTGATGACGACTTCACATCTATCGCAGTTGGATTGCTGAGAGCTGCAAGAGAGATCACAGTCGTTGACATGGACTCGAGATTGCTGGGAGCTATTCAACATGTTTCTAAGGGGGAAAGCTTCAATATCACTTGTGTCGAATGCGATCTTAGGAAACCGCTTCCTAAACATCTACATCATAAATATGATGTTGTCTTCACAGATCCGCCCTATACAACTACCGGTTTAACCCTGTTTATTTCACGCGGCATTACAGCTCTTCAACCACGAAAGGGCGCAAGCGTGTACTTGGCTTATGCCCACAAATCTCCTAAAAGAATGTTGATGGTGCAGAAGACTTTGAATGCTATGGGACTTGCAGTTGTCGAGCAAATTCCAAATTTTAACACTTATGAAGGTGCAGGAATGTTTGCTAACACAACTTTTCTAGCGCGTCTTGAAACCACAGAGAAAACGAAGCCTCTAATTACGGGGGCTTTCGGCGACAAGCTCTATACAGGCGAGATTACCCAAACTGTGCGAACATATCAATGTCGATGTAACGAAAAATTAATGGTGGGTGTGACTGAAGCGATTAGAACTGTTGAAGAACTAAAGGCAAGTGGCTGCCCCAAATGTGGAAGCGTTAAAGGTTTCAAGCTGATAAAGAAACAAAAACTGAAGAAAGCCTTGGTCGATAGGTTGGTTTTACGCAATTTTGCGTGGGCAGATTTTCCTGCGGTACTTGAGTTTGAAAGAGAAATTGCGAGGAAATCTTTTCCAAAGGCGCCGATTCTTGATGAGAAGTATCATAGGCAGAAGCTGGAAAAAGCGGTAAAAAGGGGGCATGATAACCTTAAAGTTGCGCTTTTGGATAACGAGATTGTTGGCTGGCTGTGGCTGAGAATCGAAAAGGACAGAAGCACAAAAGAGAAATTCGGCTACATCAAAACCATCATCGTGAAACCCAAGCATCGCTATCAGGGATTCGGAAGGAAACTCATGAAAGCAGCAAAACATCGCTTCCTGAACAATGGAATTCGCAGAATAGACCTTATAGTATCCGCTACTAACCATGACGCTGCCTTGTTCTTCGAAGAGGTTGGCTTCGAAAGGCAACACTCAACAATGAGAAAAAGACTAGAAAACGAAGAGAAATGA
- the speD gene encoding adenosylmethionine decarboxylase produces the protein MKQIRELLVDLYGCRADLDNAKFLTAVLETAAQKMGSKIIKTTYHKFSPTGTTVIVILAETHISIHTWPEHKYAALDIFICSEEIDPEIGWQAVKDALNPSSFEIRKITRKIE, from the coding sequence TTGAAGCAAATCAGAGAATTATTAGTGGATTTATACGGATGCAGAGCTGACCTTGACAACGCCAAATTCTTGACGGCTGTCTTAGAAACGGCAGCTCAAAAGATGGGAAGCAAAATAATTAAAACCACGTATCATAAGTTTTCGCCAACAGGCACAACTGTCATTGTCATACTTGCCGAGACCCACATTTCAATCCATACTTGGCCAGAGCACAAATACGCTGCCTTAGACATTTTCATATGTAGCGAAGAAATAGACCCTGAAATAGGATGGCAAGCCGTAAAGGACGCTTTAAACCCATCTTCATTTGAAATTCGCAAGATTACAAGAAAAATAGAGTGA
- a CDS encoding QueT transporter family protein, with amino-acid sequence MDARDLTLMAVFTSLYVVINLVQAVTVGNPAISGPVQLRVADCLIALAALLGWPVVAGVTVGCLLTNAYAFVGPVDVVFGPIANLTAAVLVLLLRKRRLLACIVAAFPIGIIVGGGYLWWFFAPPDIFGLNLPVWMAMMISITVSSLIAIAVIGYALLKVLSMPEVVEPLKSRGLKVYK; translated from the coding sequence ATGGATGCAAGAGACCTCACTTTGATGGCTGTCTTTACCAGCTTATATGTTGTTATCAACTTGGTTCAAGCTGTTACTGTTGGGAATCCGGCAATTTCTGGACCAGTACAGTTGCGTGTTGCAGACTGTTTAATCGCTCTTGCGGCGTTGCTTGGATGGCCTGTTGTAGCTGGAGTGACTGTTGGGTGCCTCTTAACTAACGCTTATGCTTTCGTCGGTCCAGTTGACGTAGTTTTTGGGCCAATAGCTAATTTAACTGCGGCAGTTTTAGTTCTGTTGCTTCGAAAGCGTCGATTACTGGCATGTATAGTTGCTGCTTTCCCAATAGGCATCATTGTAGGCGGTGGATATCTTTGGTGGTTTTTCGCGCCACCAGACATTTTTGGCTTAAACTTACCGGTGTGGATGGCTATGATGATAAGCATTACTGTAAGCAGTTTGATAGCTATAGCAGTAATAGGCTATGCTTTGCTGAAAGTATTAAGTATGCCTGAAGTGGTGGAGCCGTTGAAGTCTCGTGGGCTAAAAGTTTACAAATGA
- a CDS encoding 4Fe-4S dicluster domain-containing protein yields MDAEEKEANQRFLSVNPEKCVGCSICEFACSWEKEEVLNPLKSRIRIIRGPPFIHLAVTCRQCEDTPCIRACPKDALFQSEETGAILVDDAKCDGSKWCLEACEYGAIRYDENANTVVICDLCDGNPKCKEMCPEEAIDFVAEESDIAKTWVAASKKWIDASKKLVKMAKGEGVTDFLTESKEIMKRIEEKYRELFEKKK; encoded by the coding sequence ATGGACGCAGAGGAAAAGGAAGCCAATCAAAGGTTCCTATCTGTCAACCCTGAAAAGTGTGTCGGATGCAGCATATGCGAGTTTGCTTGTTCGTGGGAAAAAGAAGAGGTGCTTAATCCTCTGAAATCTCGAATTCGCATTATTCGAGGCCCGCCCTTCATACATCTAGCAGTTACTTGCAGACAATGTGAAGACACACCTTGCATACGGGCTTGTCCTAAGGATGCGTTATTTCAATCTGAGGAAACTGGAGCCATACTCGTTGATGACGCGAAATGTGATGGTAGCAAGTGGTGTTTAGAAGCATGCGAATATGGCGCCATAAGGTACGATGAAAACGCTAACACTGTAGTCATTTGTGATCTTTGCGATGGAAATCCTAAATGCAAGGAGATGTGCCCTGAGGAAGCGATAGATTTTGTAGCTGAAGAATCTGACATTGCAAAGACTTGGGTTGCAGCTTCCAAAAAGTGGATTGATGCGTCAAAAAAACTCGTCAAAATGGCTAAAGGCGAAGGCGTAACTGACTTTCTAACAGAAAGCAAAGAGATAATGAAACGTATCGAGGAAAAATACAGAGAGCTTTTCGAGAAGAAAAAGTGA
- a CDS encoding 4Fe-4S dicluster domain-containing protein, which yields MAKLHEKKFVSADPAKCVGCCVCEYACSMVKEKTFNPTKSRIRAIRLGPLVNLAVACRLCEDPPCVVACPRDALSQEENTGIIMVDEDKCNGCGWCIEACDYGAIMLHPETKVVYVCDTCKELGEPQCVEWCPEEALDFVTADVLAQKARRTAVEKLFHEAVEKVSE from the coding sequence TTGGCGAAGCTTCACGAAAAGAAGTTTGTCTCAGCCGACCCCGCAAAATGCGTCGGCTGCTGTGTTTGTGAGTACGCGTGTTCTATGGTGAAGGAAAAAACGTTCAATCCGACAAAGTCTCGAATACGTGCTATACGGCTTGGTCCTCTTGTGAACTTGGCAGTTGCGTGCAGACTTTGCGAAGATCCGCCATGTGTTGTTGCTTGTCCAAGAGACGCGTTGTCTCAAGAAGAAAACACGGGAATAATCATGGTTGATGAAGATAAATGCAACGGGTGCGGCTGGTGCATCGAAGCATGCGATTACGGTGCAATCATGTTGCATCCAGAGACAAAGGTGGTTTACGTGTGCGATACATGTAAGGAACTAGGTGAACCCCAATGTGTTGAATGGTGCCCCGAAGAAGCCCTAGACTTTGTGACGGCTGATGTCCTTGCTCAAAAGGCTAGGCGTACAGCGGTAGAGAAGTTGTTCCATGAGGCTGTGGAAAAAGTTTCAGAATAA